From one Brevibacterium sp. 'Marine' genomic stretch:
- a CDS encoding DUF1707 domain-containing protein produces the protein MADDDSPPPQRRIRASDQDRDDVLSVITDAVTNGRLDPEETAQRQDDAIGAKFLDELIPLIDDLPEGDSLHRKLARQTGQTPGPTDPGSQLQRRGPSELSPAAEPGSASPMNSVAIMSGRQLDVPPGTAEVTTYALMGGDNIDLCEVMGPGVTVELNSYAMWAGNDIFVPPGVRIRDETINIMAGNEVRRSAQGDGSNGTVILKGFSLMAGHDVRLAKGYRAKDQGQLE, from the coding sequence ATGGCCGATGACGACTCCCCTCCTCCTCAGCGGCGCATCCGCGCCTCCGACCAGGACCGCGACGATGTCCTCTCAGTGATCACCGATGCCGTGACGAACGGTCGCCTCGACCCCGAGGAGACGGCGCAGCGACAGGATGACGCGATCGGAGCGAAATTCCTCGACGAGCTCATCCCTCTCATCGACGACCTCCCCGAGGGCGACTCGCTCCACCGGAAGCTCGCCCGCCAGACCGGTCAGACGCCGGGTCCCACAGATCCGGGCTCCCAGCTGCAGCGGCGCGGACCGAGCGAACTCTCCCCGGCTGCGGAACCGGGATCGGCTTCGCCGATGAACTCCGTGGCCATCATGTCCGGACGTCAGCTCGACGTGCCTCCCGGCACCGCCGAGGTCACCACCTACGCCCTCATGGGCGGTGACAACATCGACCTCTGCGAGGTCATGGGTCCCGGAGTGACCGTCGAACTGAACTCATATGCGATGTGGGCCGGCAACGACATCTTCGTGCCGCCGGGAGTGCGCATCCGCGACGAGACCATCAACATCATGGCGGGCAATGAGGTCCGCCGATCCGCGCAGGGTGACGGGTCCAACGGGACCGTGATCCTCAAGGGCTTCTCCCTCATGGCCGGACACGACGTCCGGCTCGCCAAAGGCTATCGAGCAAAGGATCAGGGTCAACTGGAATGA
- a CDS encoding glycosyltransferase produces the protein MRHESSAWQQPETQTADTATRPTTTVDLVVPVYNEEASLAASVETLLAVEPSRGTEVTIIIADNASTDETPIIAATLAATYPQVEYVRLEQKGRGRALNQVWQASSADVVAYTDVDLATDIRVLDPMVEIIRSGLADVAIASRLQPGVAVERGIRREIISRCYNRLLKLSLGVGFSDAQCGFKALSARAAKELLPQVEDSEWFFDTELLARAEWAGYRIHEFGTDWTDDPDSSVDVVSTAWKDIKGIVRLRTGGRTRVSHAVPAPNTGAQILHFIDVGIISTVLYAVLFLLGIQFVSEPAANILALLLSTIANTALNRGHTFGVRSPHRRLTSQLKGMAAFGLCLAFTSAGLAVADGFTGPGATVGTLAVLTAANLAATVVRFVLMRTWVFARGSHHSVHRATTTAAAGTAHPNEKDIDHV, from the coding sequence ATGAGACATGAGAGCAGCGCCTGGCAGCAGCCGGAGACGCAGACAGCCGACACGGCCACCCGACCGACCACGACCGTCGACCTCGTCGTCCCGGTGTACAACGAGGAGGCTTCGCTGGCCGCCTCGGTCGAGACCCTCCTGGCCGTCGAACCCTCCCGCGGAACCGAGGTCACAATCATCATCGCCGACAATGCGAGCACCGATGAGACGCCCATCATCGCCGCGACCCTGGCGGCGACGTACCCGCAGGTCGAGTACGTCCGCCTCGAACAGAAGGGCCGCGGTCGCGCACTGAACCAGGTGTGGCAGGCCTCGTCGGCGGACGTCGTCGCCTACACGGACGTGGATCTGGCCACAGACATCCGAGTCCTCGACCCGATGGTCGAGATCATCCGGTCGGGGCTGGCCGATGTCGCCATCGCCTCTCGGCTGCAGCCCGGTGTTGCGGTCGAGCGCGGGATCAGACGCGAGATCATCTCCCGCTGCTACAACCGACTGCTCAAGCTCAGCCTCGGCGTCGGGTTCAGTGACGCCCAATGCGGTTTCAAAGCGCTGTCGGCACGGGCAGCGAAGGAACTGCTGCCGCAGGTCGAGGACTCTGAATGGTTCTTCGACACTGAGCTGCTCGCTCGCGCCGAGTGGGCCGGGTACCGCATCCACGAGTTCGGCACGGACTGGACGGATGACCCGGACTCCTCCGTCGACGTGGTCAGCACGGCTTGGAAGGACATCAAGGGCATCGTCCGGCTGCGCACCGGCGGACGCACCCGGGTCAGTCACGCAGTCCCCGCACCGAACACCGGAGCACAGATCCTCCATTTCATCGACGTCGGGATCATCAGCACCGTGCTCTACGCCGTGCTGTTCCTCCTCGGCATCCAATTCGTCTCGGAGCCCGCGGCGAACATCCTTGCGCTGCTCCTTTCGACGATCGCGAACACGGCCCTCAACCGGGGCCACACCTTCGGAGTGAGATCTCCGCACCGCCGCCTGACCTCCCAGTTGAAAGGCATGGCGGCCTTCGGCCTGTGCCTGGCCTTCACCTCGGCAGGTCTGGCCGTCGCAGACGGATTCACCGGACCGGGGGCAACTGTCGGCACGCTCGCCGTGCTGACGGCGGCGAACCTCGCCGCCACGGTGGTCCGGTTCGTGCTCATGCGCACATGGGTCTTCGCCCGCGGTTCCCACCACAGCGTCCACCGCGCCACCACGACTGCTGCAGCCGGAACGGCGCACCCGAACGAAAAGGACATCGACCATGTCTGA
- a CDS encoding glycosyltransferase family 39 protein encodes MSETPTLYARARGLRRHWYPITLTVLTLGMIAAFLANLTANGWANSFYAAAVQAGSENWEAFLFGSLDSANAITVDKPPASLWLMALSARVFGFSSFSMLLPQVLLAGVSVLLIVHSLRLSLRSHVGPGLEKAAALGAGAIFAVSPVVAMMFRFNNPDALLVTLMIGAVVATQHALRTLTGARRRPSARRIVGWLVLAGVCLGLGFLTKQFQVLLIVPGLAVAWVLFARTSWPRRLLWLLVPLGSMIVSAGWWIALVELTPAGSRPYVGGSQSNSFLELTFGYNGFGRLTGNETGSVGRGGGQGGGWGETGITRLFTGSFGQQVSWFLPTALFLLVVTVVLLTLAEAARCRRVPTVTDGDREAGRAVSASAAIGTGSLGAGLLMWGAWLIVTWLVLSNMNGIVHEYYTVALIPAIAAVIGLGVAVLLARDGFLPRLLLAVAWALTGAWQFIISSQMTGIPGVLRWCVLIVSILGALVLIVTAHRRIGTALVSVLVAVAILGSAAIPAQLAVRTIAGSTQGSIVTIAGTSAGLGGGPGGGGMPGGGAGPGGGAGGTDGTPGGSPGGTSNSEAGAGGTDGTPGGGGGGMGGLLGASEPSDELTQLLEQDASDYTWVAATTGANQAAGYQLALEEPVMAIGGFNGTDPSPTLAEFKQLVADGKIHYYIGSGSSGQGPGGSSDSASSQIADWVEANYEATTVDSVSLYDLSAG; translated from the coding sequence ATGTCTGAGACCCCCACCCTATATGCCCGCGCCCGCGGACTGCGACGGCATTGGTACCCGATCACACTCACCGTGCTCACACTCGGCATGATCGCGGCGTTCCTCGCCAATCTCACGGCCAACGGCTGGGCGAACTCCTTCTATGCGGCGGCCGTGCAGGCCGGATCGGAGAACTGGGAGGCGTTCCTCTTCGGCTCCCTCGACTCGGCGAACGCGATCACCGTCGACAAACCCCCAGCCTCACTGTGGCTGATGGCCCTGAGCGCCCGCGTCTTCGGCTTCTCATCGTTCTCGATGCTGCTGCCTCAGGTCCTCCTGGCCGGGGTGAGCGTACTCCTCATCGTCCATTCGCTGCGGCTGAGCCTGCGGTCCCATGTCGGACCGGGACTTGAGAAGGCTGCCGCGCTGGGCGCCGGTGCGATCTTCGCCGTCTCCCCGGTCGTGGCGATGATGTTCCGGTTCAACAACCCGGACGCGCTGCTTGTGACCCTGATGATCGGTGCCGTCGTCGCGACCCAGCACGCCCTGCGCACGCTCACCGGGGCTCGCCGGCGACCCTCGGCCCGCCGCATCGTCGGTTGGCTCGTCCTCGCCGGAGTCTGCCTCGGGCTGGGTTTCCTGACCAAACAGTTCCAGGTCCTCCTCATCGTCCCCGGCCTCGCTGTGGCCTGGGTGCTCTTCGCCCGCACTTCCTGGCCCCGTCGCCTGCTGTGGCTGCTCGTCCCGCTCGGGTCGATGATCGTCAGCGCCGGGTGGTGGATCGCCCTCGTCGAACTCACCCCTGCCGGCTCCCGCCCCTACGTCGGCGGCTCCCAGTCGAACTCCTTCCTCGAACTCACCTTCGGCTACAACGGCTTCGGACGGCTGACCGGCAACGAGACCGGCTCCGTCGGCAGAGGAGGCGGTCAGGGCGGCGGATGGGGCGAAACGGGCATCACCCGCCTATTCACCGGCAGCTTCGGCCAGCAGGTGTCGTGGTTCCTGCCCACCGCATTGTTCCTCCTGGTCGTGACGGTCGTTCTCCTCACCCTCGCCGAGGCGGCCCGCTGTCGCCGTGTTCCCACCGTCACGGACGGTGACAGGGAGGCCGGCCGTGCGGTGAGCGCGTCCGCCGCAATCGGCACGGGCAGCCTCGGCGCGGGACTGCTCATGTGGGGTGCGTGGCTGATCGTCACGTGGCTCGTGCTGTCGAATATGAACGGGATCGTCCACGAGTACTACACGGTTGCACTCATTCCTGCGATCGCCGCCGTCATCGGCCTCGGCGTCGCGGTGCTGCTCGCCCGTGACGGATTCCTCCCACGTCTGCTGCTGGCGGTGGCTTGGGCCCTGACCGGGGCGTGGCAGTTCATCATCAGCTCGCAGATGACCGGGATCCCGGGCGTGCTGCGCTGGTGTGTGCTCATCGTCTCGATCCTCGGCGCTCTGGTCCTCATCGTCACCGCGCACCGGCGGATCGGCACGGCACTTGTCTCGGTGCTCGTCGCGGTGGCCATCCTCGGCAGCGCTGCGATTCCGGCTCAGCTGGCCGTGCGCACGATCGCGGGGTCGACGCAGGGATCGATCGTCACGATCGCCGGCACGAGCGCAGGTCTGGGCGGTGGTCCCGGTGGTGGCGGAATGCCCGGCGGAGGAGCCGGGCCGGGCGGAGGCGCCGGCGGCACGGACGGCACGCCCGGTGGCTCGCCCGGCGGGACCAGCAATTCCGAGGCCGGCGCCGGCGGCACGGACGGCACGCCCGGAGGCGGTGGCGGCGGAATGGGCGGTCTGCTGGGCGCCTCCGAACCCTCGGACGAACTCACACAGCTGCTCGAACAGGATGCCTCGGACTACACATGGGTGGCTGCGACGACGGGGGCGAACCAGGCTGCGGGATACCAGCTCGCGCTCGAAGAGCCGGTGATGGCGATCGGCGGGTTCAACGGCACCGATCCGTCACCGACCCTCGCCGAGTTCAAACAGCTCGTGGCCGACGGCAAGATCCACTACTACATCGGATCGGGCTCCAGCGGCCAGGGCCCCGGCGGGAGCTCGGACTCTGCCTCGTCCCAGATCGCGGATTGGGTCGAGGCGAATTACGAGGCGACGACCGTCGACTCCGTTTCGCTCTACGATCTCAGTGCAGGTTGA
- a CDS encoding response regulator transcription factor — translation MNPTANPPARILIVDDEANLSELLVMACHVRGWEAEGVGTGREAVALARSARFDAIVLDVMLPDLDGFAVIEKIRAEGIDTPVVFLSARDEVDDRLTGLRLGGDDYVTKPFNLDEVIARIEVRLRRGVSNGPVDEDDVLRVGDLELDERSHEVTRAGHPIELTAREYEVLLLFMRNPRVVLSKAQILDRVWDYDFGGNGNIVELYVSYLRKKIDTPFPDLPNLFHTKRGAGYIMRAEQ, via the coding sequence ATGAACCCGACAGCGAATCCGCCGGCGCGCATCCTCATCGTCGACGACGAAGCGAATCTCTCCGAGCTCCTCGTCATGGCCTGCCACGTCAGAGGCTGGGAAGCCGAGGGAGTCGGCACCGGCCGCGAGGCCGTGGCGCTGGCCAGGAGCGCACGCTTCGACGCGATCGTCCTCGACGTCATGCTGCCCGACCTCGACGGGTTCGCCGTGATCGAGAAGATCCGAGCCGAGGGCATCGACACTCCGGTGGTCTTCCTCTCCGCCAGAGACGAGGTCGACGACCGGCTGACGGGTCTGCGGCTGGGCGGGGACGACTACGTGACGAAGCCGTTCAACCTCGATGAGGTCATCGCCCGGATCGAGGTGCGCCTGCGCCGGGGGGTTTCGAACGGTCCGGTCGATGAGGATGATGTGCTGCGCGTGGGCGACCTCGAACTCGACGAACGCTCTCACGAGGTCACCCGCGCCGGTCATCCGATCGAGCTGACGGCTCGCGAGTACGAGGTGCTGCTGCTGTTCATGCGCAATCCGCGGGTGGTGCTGTCGAAGGCCCAGATCCTCGATCGCGTGTGGGACTACGACTTCGGCGGCAACGGCAACATCGTCGAACTCTACGTCTCCTACCTGCGGAAGAAGATCGACACCCCGTTCCCCGACCTGCCGAATCTCTTCCACACCAAGCGCGGGGCCGGCTACATCATGCGGGCGGAACAGTGA
- a CDS encoding HAMP domain-containing sensor histidine kinase gives MTLRRWRLQTRLIVLAGLVLLLVGAGIGTASWLSVRGSLMTDLDAQLTSMTSHARSGDGPGAGPGASGNPGTSGGGDDSAAAVDSALRYLFQPGVGDGALVVVDSGDGGEGLIAEAGLTRPRALSAEAIDALLEVEPEGAESAHESVRVPGFGAYRVVAFDDGGTTTVYGVPQSSVDSALERTAWTTALVVLIGVIATAALMAVIIHRQLRDLRDVARTAREVTDLELSAGKPELALRVPAELAVPGTEVGDVGASVNRMLDHVGSALEERYRGTEQMRRFVADASHELRTPIATIRGWADLTRPYRDDLPAEVTTSLGKIDSGAMRMSSLVDDLLLLARLEAGRQPTREDTVDVSSLLVELVEDAHVVNPDHAISLDVPPEALEVRGAADQVRRVVSIVLTNACVHTPPGTSVHVEALAARKPVSGQLPSDVVAIRISDDGQGIPSEIRDRVFDRFVRGDPSRARQDGAKGGSSGLGLSIAAGLVELMRGGISMSSTDAGTTFELRLPAA, from the coding sequence GTGACTCTGCGCCGGTGGCGGCTGCAGACGAGGCTCATCGTCCTCGCCGGACTCGTCCTCCTCCTCGTCGGCGCCGGAATCGGCACCGCCTCCTGGCTGAGTGTGCGCGGTTCGCTGATGACCGACCTCGACGCCCAACTGACATCGATGACCTCGCATGCACGTTCGGGAGACGGCCCCGGTGCGGGCCCCGGGGCGAGCGGCAATCCGGGCACCTCCGGTGGGGGCGATGACTCGGCGGCGGCGGTCGATTCGGCTCTGCGCTATCTCTTCCAGCCGGGGGTCGGCGATGGTGCTCTCGTCGTCGTCGATTCCGGTGACGGGGGAGAGGGGCTCATCGCCGAGGCGGGACTGACCCGTCCGCGCGCGCTGTCCGCAGAAGCGATCGACGCCCTGCTCGAGGTCGAGCCCGAGGGCGCCGAATCCGCCCATGAGTCCGTGCGGGTGCCCGGGTTCGGCGCCTACCGGGTCGTGGCCTTCGACGACGGCGGAACCACCACCGTCTACGGTGTTCCGCAGAGCAGTGTCGATTCCGCGCTCGAGCGCACGGCTTGGACGACCGCGCTCGTCGTCCTCATCGGCGTCATCGCCACGGCCGCGCTCATGGCCGTGATCATCCACCGCCAGCTGCGGGACCTGCGTGACGTCGCCCGCACTGCCAGGGAGGTCACCGACCTTGAGCTGAGCGCCGGCAAACCCGAGCTCGCCCTGCGGGTTCCCGCCGAGCTCGCGGTGCCGGGCACGGAGGTCGGTGATGTGGGAGCCTCGGTCAACCGGATGCTCGACCACGTCGGCTCCGCGCTCGAGGAGCGCTACCGCGGCACGGAGCAGATGCGCCGCTTCGTCGCCGACGCCTCCCATGAGCTGCGCACTCCGATCGCGACGATCCGCGGTTGGGCCGACCTCACCCGCCCGTACCGTGATGATCTGCCCGCCGAGGTGACCACCTCCTTGGGCAAGATCGATTCCGGAGCGATGCGGATGTCCTCCCTCGTCGATGATCTCCTTCTCCTCGCCAGGCTCGAAGCCGGCCGCCAGCCGACGAGAGAGGATACCGTCGACGTCTCCTCCCTGCTCGTCGAACTCGTCGAAGACGCCCATGTGGTCAACCCCGACCATGCGATCTCCCTCGATGTCCCCCCGGAGGCCCTCGAGGTGCGCGGAGCAGCCGATCAGGTCCGCCGGGTCGTGTCGATCGTGCTCACGAACGCCTGCGTGCACACGCCCCCGGGCACCAGCGTGCACGTTGAGGCACTGGCGGCCCGGAAACCGGTCTCCGGGCAGCTGCCCAGCGATGTCGTGGCGATCCGCATCAGCGACGATGGTCAGGGCATTCCGTCCGAGATCCGGGACCGAGTCTTCGACCGCTTCGTGCGTGGAGACCCCTCGCGGGCACGGCAGGACGGAGCCAAGGGAGGCTCCTCGGGGCTGGGACTGTCGATCGCCGCCGGACTAGTCGAACTCATGCGCGGCGGCATCTCGATGTCGAGCACGGACGCGGGTACGACCTTCGAGCTGCGTCTGCCTGCCGCTTGA
- the katG gene encoding catalase/peroxidase HPI, which translates to MTQTTTGGCPVAHTSTEPAAPDSDQLVNPVQGDANAQWWPNRLNLKILAKGQPARDPMDPDFDYDAEFNSLDYYQLKADIEALQKDNQDWWSADFGHYGPFMIRMAWHSAGTYRVQDGRGGGGEGQQRFAPLNSWPDNVSLDKARRLLWPVKKKYGKKISWADLFILAGNVALESMGFKTFGFAGGRKDVWEPDNDVYWGSETEWLGTDKRYVGNRELQKPLAATTMGLIYVNPEGPEGEPDPVKAAIDIRETFGRMAMNDEETVALIAGGHTFGKTHGAGPESHKGADPEAAALEEQGLGWKSDFGSGQGNDSIGSGIEVTWTYHPTRWDNEFFHILFAYEWEVFENEGGHLQWRPKDGGGDDMVPMAQGDGRREPRMLTTDLSLRFDPAYEKISRRFKDDQKAFEDAFARAWFKLTHRDMGPATRYLGPEAPSEELIWQDPVPAGTPLDGAGLEAVKAAVRESGLTVSQLVSTTWAAASSHRVSDMRGGVNGGRLRLEPQRSWEANEPAKLAEVLPVLEGIAESTGASFADVLAIAGAVGVETAAAAAGHPITVPVSTGRGDATQEQTDVDSFGYLEPTHDGFRNYLTEGLPLKAEYLLLDKASLLGLTPPELTVLIGGLRVLGANYEDSELGVFTDRPGELTNDFFVNLLDLGNVWKPIGPSETANVYECFSPEGEKLWTGSRIDLLFGANSELRAIAEVYGSDDANEKFVADFVKAWTKLVDADRFDLKR; encoded by the coding sequence ATGACCCAGACGACCACCGGCGGCTGCCCGGTCGCACACACTTCCACGGAACCGGCGGCGCCGGATTCCGACCAGTTGGTCAATCCCGTCCAGGGTGATGCCAATGCTCAGTGGTGGCCCAATCGGCTCAACCTCAAGATCCTCGCCAAGGGTCAGCCGGCACGCGACCCCATGGACCCCGACTTCGATTACGACGCGGAGTTCAACAGCCTCGACTACTACCAGCTCAAGGCCGACATCGAAGCACTGCAGAAGGACAACCAGGACTGGTGGTCCGCTGACTTCGGGCACTATGGTCCGTTCATGATCCGCATGGCCTGGCACTCGGCCGGCACCTACCGTGTGCAGGACGGCCGCGGAGGCGGCGGCGAAGGCCAGCAGCGCTTCGCACCGCTGAACTCCTGGCCCGACAACGTCTCACTCGACAAAGCCCGTCGCCTGCTGTGGCCGGTGAAGAAGAAGTACGGCAAGAAGATCTCCTGGGCCGACCTCTTCATCCTCGCCGGCAACGTCGCACTCGAATCGATGGGCTTCAAGACCTTCGGCTTCGCCGGCGGCCGCAAGGACGTCTGGGAACCCGACAACGATGTGTACTGGGGCTCCGAGACCGAGTGGCTGGGCACCGACAAGCGCTACGTGGGCAACCGTGAGCTGCAGAAGCCCCTGGCCGCGACCACCATGGGACTCATCTACGTCAACCCAGAAGGCCCCGAAGGCGAACCCGATCCGGTCAAGGCCGCGATCGACATCCGCGAGACCTTCGGACGGATGGCTATGAACGACGAGGAGACCGTCGCTCTCATCGCCGGTGGACACACCTTCGGCAAGACGCACGGCGCCGGCCCCGAATCGCACAAGGGCGCCGACCCGGAAGCCGCCGCGCTCGAAGAGCAGGGTCTGGGCTGGAAGTCCGACTTCGGCTCGGGCCAGGGCAATGACTCCATCGGTTCGGGCATCGAGGTCACGTGGACCTACCACCCGACCCGCTGGGACAACGAGTTCTTCCACATCCTCTTCGCCTACGAGTGGGAGGTCTTCGAGAACGAAGGCGGACACCTGCAGTGGCGGCCCAAGGACGGCGGCGGAGACGATATGGTCCCGATGGCCCAGGGCGACGGGCGCCGCGAGCCCCGTATGCTCACCACCGACCTGTCGCTGCGCTTCGACCCGGCGTACGAGAAGATCTCGCGCCGCTTCAAGGATGATCAGAAGGCGTTCGAGGATGCCTTCGCTCGTGCCTGGTTCAAGCTCACCCACCGCGATATGGGTCCGGCGACCCGTTACCTCGGCCCCGAAGCTCCGAGCGAGGAGCTCATCTGGCAGGACCCGGTCCCGGCCGGCACTCCGCTCGATGGCGCCGGCCTCGAGGCCGTGAAGGCTGCCGTCCGTGAGTCCGGTCTGACCGTCTCGCAGCTCGTGTCGACGACATGGGCCGCGGCATCGTCGCACCGCGTCTCGGACATGCGCGGCGGCGTCAACGGCGGTCGTCTCCGTCTCGAACCGCAGCGCAGCTGGGAGGCCAATGAGCCTGCCAAGCTCGCCGAGGTGCTCCCTGTTCTCGAGGGCATCGCGGAGTCCACCGGAGCATCGTTTGCCGATGTGCTGGCGATCGCCGGTGCCGTCGGAGTCGAAACCGCTGCCGCAGCAGCCGGGCACCCGATCACGGTTCCGGTCTCGACCGGTCGCGGCGACGCCACCCAGGAGCAGACCGATGTCGACTCCTTCGGCTACCTCGAGCCGACTCACGACGGCTTCCGCAACTACCTCACCGAAGGTCTTCCGCTCAAGGCCGAGTACCTTCTGCTCGACAAGGCCAGCCTGCTGGGTCTGACCCCGCCCGAGCTCACGGTTCTCATCGGCGGCCTCCGCGTCCTCGGTGCGAACTACGAGGACTCCGAACTCGGTGTCTTCACCGATCGCCCCGGCGAGCTGACGAACGACTTCTTCGTCAACCTGCTCGACCTCGGCAATGTGTGGAAACCAATCGGACCGTCCGAGACGGCCAATGTCTACGAGTGCTTCTCCCCCGAGGGCGAGAAACTCTGGACCGGCAGCCGGATCGACCTCCTGTTCGGAGCGAACTCCGAGCTTCGCGCGATCGCCGAGGTCTACGGCTCGGATGACGCGAACGAGAAGTTCGTCGCCGACTTCGTCAAGGCCTGGACGAAGCTCGTCGACGCCGACCGCTTCGACCTCAAACGCTGA
- a CDS encoding Fur family transcriptional regulator, with protein MNGTKHEHDDAAAALRQTSLRVTKQRVAVLGAVRDHPHADTETVIRSVRESLPAVSHQAVYDSLHTLTEVGLVRCIRPAGSVARYERRIGDNHHHLVCRSCNLIVDVDCTIGQAPCLTPSHDAGFVIEQAEVTFWGLCPDCAAAGAQPTGDDQFSVV; from the coding sequence GTGAACGGGACGAAGCATGAACACGACGACGCCGCTGCGGCTCTGCGGCAGACGTCGCTGCGCGTGACGAAACAGCGAGTCGCAGTCCTCGGTGCCGTGCGGGATCACCCGCATGCCGACACCGAGACCGTGATCCGCTCGGTGCGGGAATCGCTGCCGGCGGTCTCCCACCAGGCTGTCTATGATTCGCTTCACACTCTCACCGAGGTGGGGCTCGTCCGCTGCATCAGGCCCGCGGGCTCGGTGGCGCGGTACGAGCGTCGCATCGGGGACAACCACCATCATCTGGTGTGCCGATCGTGCAATCTCATCGTCGATGTCGACTGCACGATCGGGCAGGCTCCGTGCCTGACCCCGTCCCATGATGCCGGCTTCGTCATCGAGCAGGCCGAAGTGACGTTCTGGGGCCTGTGCCCCGACTGCGCGGCCGCCGGTGCTCAGCCGACCGGCGACGATCAGTTCTCGGTCGTGTGA
- the rpsL gene encoding 30S ribosomal protein S12, translating into MPTIQQLVRKGRHVNTAGSDAPALKGSPQRRGVCTRVYTTTPKKPNSALRKVARVKLSSQIEVTAYIPGEGHNLQEHSIVLVRGGRVKDLPGVRYRIVRGSLDTQGVKGRQQARSKYGAKREKK; encoded by the coding sequence GTGCCGACAATCCAACAGCTCGTCCGCAAGGGACGGCATGTCAATACAGCAGGATCGGACGCTCCTGCCCTCAAGGGCAGCCCGCAGCGTCGTGGAGTGTGCACCCGTGTGTACACCACCACCCCCAAGAAGCCGAACTCGGCTCTTCGCAAGGTCGCTCGTGTCAAGCTTTCGAGCCAGATCGAGGTGACCGCCTACATCCCGGGCGAGGGACACAACCTGCAGGAGCACTCGATCGTGCTCGTGCGCGGTGGCCGCGTCAAGGATCTGCCCGGTGTCCGCTACCGGATCGTCCGCGGTTCGCTCGACACCCAGGGCGTCAAGGGTCGCCAGCAGGCCCGCAGCAAGTACGGTGCGAAGAGGGAGAAGAAGTAA
- the rpsG gene encoding 30S ribosomal protein S7, translating into MPRKGPAPKRPIVVDPVFSSPLVTQLINKILLDGKRSTAERIVYSALEGTREKNGNDPVVNLKKALDNIRPSLEVRSRRVGGATYQVPIDVRPARSTTLALRWLVGYSRQRREKTMTERLMNEILDAGNGLGAAVKRREDTHKMAESNKAFAHYRW; encoded by the coding sequence ATGCCACGCAAAGGTCCTGCACCCAAGCGACCGATCGTCGTTGACCCGGTCTTCAGCTCACCGCTCGTCACGCAGCTGATCAACAAGATCCTGCTCGACGGCAAGCGCTCGACCGCAGAGCGGATCGTCTACAGTGCCCTCGAGGGCACTCGCGAGAAGAACGGCAACGATCCCGTTGTCAACCTGAAGAAGGCTCTCGACAACATCCGTCCGTCCCTCGAGGTCCGCTCCCGCCGCGTCGGCGGTGCAACCTACCAGGTGCCGATTGATGTTCGTCCGGCTCGTTCGACCACTCTGGCTCTGCGGTGGCTCGTGGGATACTCCCGCCAGCGCCGTGAGAAGACCATGACCGAACGGCTCATGAATGAGATCCTCGACGCCGGCAACGGCCTCGGCGCAGCAGTCAAGCGCCGCGAGGACACTCACAAGATGGCCGAGTCCAACAAGGCCTTCGCCCACTACCGCTGGTAA